A region of Polyangiaceae bacterium DNA encodes the following proteins:
- a CDS encoding CBS domain-containing protein, with the protein MPSVPDQFRGEVQATSWWLGDTWPGVSPHPDEAGTAEAGALARRPPVARADAPLDLVARELGDTAATVVVVVDDDDRPLGVVTAAHVLRCVRRRSKAELARATALDAATSGGAFIPATTSLKIAARMLTNDERPLGVVIDEGGRLIGVLTATAMLRALALNR; encoded by the coding sequence ATGCCGTCCGTTCCCGATCAGTTTCGAGGAGAGGTGCAGGCGACGTCGTGGTGGCTCGGCGACACCTGGCCCGGCGTCAGCCCACATCCGGACGAAGCAGGCACGGCGGAGGCCGGTGCGCTGGCGCGGCGGCCACCCGTGGCGCGAGCTGACGCCCCGCTCGACCTCGTCGCCCGCGAGCTGGGGGACACCGCGGCGACCGTGGTGGTGGTCGTCGATGACGACGACCGACCGCTCGGCGTCGTCACCGCCGCCCACGTGCTGCGCTGCGTGCGACGCCGCTCGAAGGCCGAGCTCGCGCGCGCGACGGCGCTCGACGCCGCGACCAGCGGCGGCGCGTTCATCCCGGCGACTACGTCGTTGAAGATCGCGGCCCGAATGCTGACAAACGACGAGCGTCCGCTGGGCGTGGTGATCGACGAGGGCGGTCGTCTGATCGGCGTGCTGACGGCGACCGCGATGCTGCGCGCGCTCGCGCTCAACCGCTGA
- a CDS encoding IgGFc-binding protein yields MRRWVVSMSCALGLACSAVPGGGRDVVAIGDPDAGSAGSGAGLGSGGAPSTSGGSGGGLNIDAGSGGASSDPCDPAQPNTSYVGCEFWPTVTSNGVWDVFDFAVVVANAGDAPASISIDRAGVPVATGTVQPRGLAKFHLPWVPELKGGQGNVCGTLGPALDSPEVEDGAYHLTSTSAVSVYQFNPLEYASKGGPTGKDWSACPGLEPCVTNGNQPVGCFSFTNDASLLLPSNAWTGTYRVMGQKNHKSGSFVSITAATDGTKVEVKLAASAKVIAGSATPETGPGGLVSLDMNGGDVVQLVGEVGSDFSGSLVTSNHPVQVLSGVRCTEEPAGTPACDHLEETLLPAETLGTRYFVTAPTSPLGKVPGHRVRVYGNVDQTKLSYPSGAPPGAPTVIGAGQVVDLENVKSDFEIVGSAPFGVGSFMLGGALQDPPEFAGDEDYRGDPSLSFMIPVEQFRKTYVFLAPDDYDVSYLDVVMPLDAKLELDGEMLAITPSAIGGEYGVARVKLGPGNGGAHVLDASEPVGIQVMGYGSYTSYQYPGGSNLERIALPPVK; encoded by the coding sequence ATGCGCCGTTGGGTCGTCTCGATGAGCTGTGCGTTGGGGCTCGCTTGCAGCGCGGTGCCGGGAGGAGGCCGGGACGTGGTCGCCATCGGCGACCCCGATGCGGGCAGCGCCGGCAGCGGCGCGGGCCTCGGGAGCGGGGGAGCACCGAGCACCTCCGGCGGCTCGGGAGGCGGTCTGAACATCGACGCGGGCTCCGGGGGCGCGAGCAGCGACCCGTGCGATCCGGCGCAGCCGAACACCTCGTACGTGGGCTGCGAGTTCTGGCCCACCGTGACGAGCAACGGAGTGTGGGACGTCTTCGACTTCGCCGTCGTCGTGGCCAACGCGGGCGACGCTCCGGCCAGCATCAGCATCGACCGCGCCGGCGTCCCGGTGGCCACCGGAACCGTCCAGCCCCGCGGGCTCGCGAAGTTCCACCTGCCCTGGGTTCCCGAGCTCAAGGGCGGGCAGGGCAACGTGTGCGGAACACTGGGGCCGGCGCTCGACTCCCCCGAGGTCGAGGACGGCGCTTACCATCTGACCAGCACGTCGGCGGTCTCCGTCTACCAGTTCAACCCGCTCGAGTACGCGAGCAAGGGAGGTCCGACGGGCAAAGACTGGAGCGCTTGCCCCGGCCTCGAGCCTTGCGTCACCAACGGGAACCAGCCGGTGGGCTGCTTCTCGTTCACGAACGACGCCTCGCTGCTCCTCCCGAGCAACGCCTGGACCGGCACCTACCGCGTGATGGGGCAGAAGAACCACAAGTCGGGGAGCTTCGTCAGCATCACCGCTGCGACCGACGGCACCAAGGTCGAGGTGAAGCTCGCCGCCAGCGCGAAGGTGATCGCCGGCAGCGCGACTCCGGAGACCGGACCGGGTGGGCTCGTCAGCCTCGACATGAACGGCGGGGATGTCGTCCAGCTGGTGGGCGAGGTCGGCTCGGATTTCTCCGGGAGCCTGGTGACCTCGAACCACCCCGTGCAGGTACTGTCGGGCGTGCGCTGCACCGAGGAGCCCGCCGGCACCCCGGCGTGCGATCACCTCGAGGAGACCCTGCTCCCCGCCGAGACGCTCGGCACGCGCTACTTCGTGACCGCACCCACCTCGCCGCTGGGCAAGGTGCCGGGGCACCGCGTTCGCGTCTACGGCAACGTGGACCAGACCAAGCTCAGTTACCCGAGCGGTGCGCCGCCCGGCGCGCCGACCGTGATCGGCGCGGGCCAGGTGGTGGACCTCGAGAACGTGAAGAGCGACTTCGAGATCGTCGGCTCGGCTCCCTTCGGAGTCGGCTCGTTCATGCTGGGTGGTGCGCTCCAGGATCCGCCCGAATTCGCCGGTGACGAGGACTACCGCGGCGACCCCTCGCTCAGCTTCATGATCCCGGTCGAGCAGTTCCGCAAGACCTACGTGTTCCTGGCGCCGGACGACTACGACGTGTCGTACCTGGACGTGGTGATGCCGCTCGACGCGAAGCTCGAGCTCGACGGCGAGATGCTCGCCATCACGCCGAGCGCCATCGGCGGCGAGTACGGTGTGGCGCGGGTGAAGCTCGGACCCGGCAACGGCGGCGCGCACGTGCTCGACGCGAGCGAGCCGGTGGGCATCCAGGTCATGGGCTACGGCAGCTACACGAGCTACCAGTACCCCGGCGGCTCGAACCTGGAGCGCATCGCGCTCCCGCCGGTGAAGTGA
- a CDS encoding SUMF1/EgtB/PvdO family nonheme iron enzyme — protein sequence MSVNQGSYLAGAAPDDTCNTSVNQVEHPVTLTHDFELSATEVTFAQYELAMGAPHPSAGSCPSCPANLLSWHAAAALCNAYSTSAGLVPCYACDGAVCEEAIAPHACHGYRLPTEAEWEFAHRAGTSAPTYAGAITVCGGLDPGLDGIAWFLYNSSGGAHPVGTKQANAWGFFDMSGNVWEWTHDGYVSDRSTLPQLDPVGPASDLRVMRGGSYNCVPSEIRAAHRSGLPATIAGLNVGVRCARTLD from the coding sequence ATCAGCGTCAACCAGGGCAGCTACCTCGCCGGCGCGGCGCCGGACGACACCTGCAACACCTCCGTGAACCAGGTAGAGCACCCGGTGACCCTGACCCACGACTTCGAGCTGAGCGCGACGGAGGTGACCTTCGCACAGTACGAGCTCGCGATGGGCGCGCCGCACCCGAGCGCGGGCAGCTGCCCGAGCTGTCCGGCCAACCTGCTGAGCTGGCACGCGGCCGCGGCGCTCTGCAACGCGTACTCGACGAGCGCAGGGCTCGTGCCCTGCTACGCGTGCGACGGCGCGGTGTGCGAGGAGGCGATCGCCCCCCACGCCTGTCACGGCTATCGTCTGCCCACCGAGGCCGAGTGGGAGTTCGCCCACCGCGCGGGCACCAGCGCGCCGACCTACGCCGGCGCCATCACGGTCTGCGGTGGGCTCGATCCCGGCCTGGATGGGATCGCGTGGTTCCTCTACAACTCGTCGGGCGGCGCCCATCCCGTCGGGACCAAGCAGGCAAACGCCTGGGGGTTCTTCGACATGAGCGGGAACGTCTGGGAGTGGACCCACGACGGCTACGTCTCGGACCGTTCGACGCTGCCCCAGCTGGACCCTGTCGGCCCTGCGAGCGATCTGCGCGTGATGCGCGGCGGCTCCTACAACTGCGTCCCGAGCGAGATCCGCGCGGCGCATCGCTCGGGGCTCCCGGCCACGATAGCGGGCCTGAACGTCGGGGTTCGCTGCGCGCGCACGCTGGACTGA
- a CDS encoding tetratricopeptide repeat protein — translation MARAPTNLRPDPSSFVGRDADLARVKAALESASLVSLTGPPGVGKSRLAKELALTAGHPAWFCDLSVAESAEGIAARVASVLDLPLAEGRSAKDAVAQIARALSRRGAVTLLLDDFDHLVPHAEGTLGIWRSAAPRARFVVTTRQRLGLAGESVIELHPLGAEAVELFVERARAVRRSFEPTKAELALIGRLVERLDGLPLAIELAAARAGVLGVRQLLERLEGSLSALDRGERSDRSTLRGALRWSWELSSERERQVLEAVSACVGGFDARAAEALTELEGASVLDALEALVGRSLLLAESDGEEIRFRMLATVREFAHDELAQGGLIETVHRRHAAHYLELGTRAAEGIDGPRAAELFARLKVERDNLLAVARRELARSPLSAAGIERALGAVLALERLCIIRDPVEGYLTLLERALEHALGLGVDRRLVTEALRMRGALYLFLGRPSDTERDNRAALALARELGDVALEARLLAALALTGLRRVPVAPEEMPKRRVDARHAMEEALELYPHRDARRGIILNNLGVILEGLGDWEEAERRYDEAVACYRNVPCQSAGVALASRGALHYASGRLPEAQADLRRALEMLGAFGDRRSGAYVHAELGALYAEQGLAREARVELEACLVCHAEAGLSWYEGPALATLGDLELGLGDASSARASYAAALEAARSGGDGALQVRALAGLACALAAESSRGDARDTLGAAASLAEEPVPRACVDAARGYLALVEARALPTPTEARDAMDDTRAVLRDLAAVARTERSAVVRARSLWLERSLEAEAERRAGAVAAAALRVTADGKWFRLPGGEGVSLHRRPALALVLAHLVRSRIDAPGEGAALEALFAAGWPGERIDPHSAAMRVHQAVATLRKLGLRAALLRKQDGYLLDPSLPVTRVAKPDA, via the coding sequence TTGGCTCGCGCCCCCACGAACTTGCGCCCCGATCCTTCGTCCTTCGTCGGTCGGGACGCCGATCTCGCTCGCGTGAAAGCGGCGCTCGAGAGCGCGAGCCTGGTGTCGCTGACGGGGCCGCCCGGGGTCGGAAAGTCGCGGCTGGCCAAGGAGCTCGCGCTGACCGCCGGCCACCCCGCGTGGTTCTGCGACCTGTCCGTCGCCGAGAGCGCCGAGGGCATCGCAGCCCGCGTCGCCAGCGTGCTCGATCTGCCGCTCGCCGAAGGCCGTTCGGCGAAGGACGCGGTCGCGCAGATCGCCCGGGCGCTCTCGCGCCGAGGCGCAGTGACGCTGCTCCTCGACGACTTCGACCACCTGGTCCCGCACGCCGAGGGCACGCTGGGGATCTGGCGCAGCGCGGCGCCGCGCGCCCGCTTCGTCGTGACCACGCGCCAGCGGCTCGGTCTGGCCGGGGAGAGCGTGATCGAGCTTCACCCCTTGGGCGCCGAGGCCGTCGAGCTCTTCGTCGAGCGGGCACGCGCGGTGCGCCGGAGCTTCGAGCCCACGAAGGCCGAGCTCGCCCTCATCGGTCGGCTCGTGGAGCGGCTCGACGGGCTGCCGCTGGCGATCGAGCTCGCGGCGGCCCGCGCCGGCGTGCTCGGCGTGCGCCAGCTGCTCGAGCGCCTGGAGGGCTCGCTCTCGGCGCTGGATCGGGGCGAGCGGAGCGACCGCTCGACGCTGCGCGGCGCCCTCCGGTGGTCGTGGGAGCTGTCGAGCGAGCGCGAGCGACAGGTGCTCGAGGCGGTCTCCGCCTGCGTGGGCGGCTTCGACGCGCGCGCCGCCGAGGCCCTCACCGAGCTCGAGGGGGCATCGGTGCTCGACGCGCTCGAGGCGCTCGTCGGCCGCTCGCTGCTCTTGGCGGAGAGCGACGGCGAAGAGATCCGCTTCCGCATGCTGGCGACCGTGCGCGAGTTCGCGCACGACGAGCTGGCGCAAGGCGGGCTCATCGAAACCGTGCACCGACGCCACGCCGCCCACTACCTGGAGCTCGGCACTCGGGCTGCGGAGGGGATCGACGGCCCGCGCGCCGCGGAGCTCTTCGCTCGGCTGAAGGTCGAGCGGGACAACCTGCTGGCGGTCGCGCGGCGCGAGCTGGCGCGCTCACCGCTCTCCGCCGCCGGCATCGAGCGCGCGCTGGGCGCCGTGTTGGCGCTCGAGCGGCTCTGCATCATTCGTGATCCGGTCGAGGGCTACCTGACGCTCCTGGAGCGGGCGCTGGAGCACGCGCTGGGGCTCGGGGTCGATCGCCGCCTGGTGACCGAGGCGCTGCGCATGCGAGGCGCGCTCTACTTGTTCTTGGGCCGACCGAGCGACACGGAGCGGGACAACCGCGCCGCGCTGGCGCTCGCGCGCGAGCTGGGCGACGTCGCGCTGGAGGCCCGGCTGCTCGCGGCGCTCGCGCTGACGGGGCTCAGGCGAGTCCCGGTGGCGCCCGAGGAGATGCCGAAGCGCCGCGTGGACGCGCGTCACGCCATGGAGGAGGCGCTCGAGCTCTACCCGCACCGAGACGCGCGGCGCGGCATCATCCTGAACAACCTCGGCGTGATCCTCGAGGGGCTGGGCGATTGGGAAGAGGCCGAGCGGCGCTACGATGAGGCCGTCGCCTGCTACCGCAACGTCCCGTGCCAGAGCGCGGGCGTCGCGCTCGCCAGCCGTGGCGCGCTCCACTACGCGAGCGGGCGCCTGCCCGAAGCGCAGGCCGACCTGCGACGCGCGCTCGAGATGCTGGGCGCGTTCGGCGACCGGCGTTCGGGCGCGTACGTCCACGCCGAGCTCGGCGCGCTCTACGCCGAGCAAGGGCTCGCCCGCGAGGCACGCGTCGAGCTCGAGGCGTGCCTGGTCTGCCACGCGGAGGCTGGCCTGTCGTGGTACGAGGGCCCCGCGCTGGCCACGCTCGGCGACCTGGAGCTGGGCTTGGGCGACGCATCGAGCGCGAGAGCGAGCTACGCCGCGGCGCTCGAGGCCGCCCGCTCGGGTGGTGACGGCGCGCTTCAGGTGCGCGCGCTCGCGGGTCTCGCCTGCGCGCTCGCGGCGGAGAGCTCCCGCGGCGACGCACGCGACACGCTCGGGGCGGCCGCGTCGCTCGCCGAAGAGCCGGTGCCGCGTGCGTGCGTCGACGCGGCCCGCGGCTACCTGGCGCTCGTCGAAGCCCGCGCGCTGCCGACCCCGACCGAGGCGCGAGACGCGATGGATGACACGCGCGCGGTTCTCCGGGACCTCGCCGCCGTGGCGCGAACGGAGCGCTCGGCCGTCGTGCGCGCGCGCTCTCTGTGGCTCGAACGGTCCTTGGAAGCGGAGGCCGAACGCCGCGCCGGCGCGGTCGCCGCCGCCGCGCTACGGGTGACGGCCGACGGCAAGTGGTTTCGTCTGCCCGGTGGCGAAGGAGTGTCCCTCCACCGCCGTCCGGCGCTCGCGCTCGTGCTCGCGCACCTCGTCCGCTCACGCATCGACGCGCCCGGCGAGGGTGCGGCGCTCGAGGCGTTGTTCGCCGCGGGCTGGCCCGGAGAGCGCATCGACCCGCACTCGGCGGCGATGCGCGTCCACCAGGCCGTCGCGACTCTGCGCAAGCTGGGCCTCCGAGCTGCGCTCCTGCGCAAGCAGGACGGTTACCTGCTCGACCCGAGCCTGCCGGTCACGCGCGTCGCGAAGCCGGATGCGTGA